From a region of the Citricoccus muralis genome:
- a CDS encoding DUF3830 family protein, producing MPRHLILTLATRQVSCRVRLLDDLAPATCAAVWEALPLAGDAYHAKFARNEVYALLPRITAAPRRENPTVTPIPGDVCLFDFEPWEIGNPAYGYAPGTTAHEAQGATDLALFYDRNNLLLNGDVGWVPGNVFGTVVSGPDNSAGATGLEAMAAACNDLWRNGFAGERLVFERE from the coding sequence ATGCCACGCCACCTCATCCTCACGCTCGCCACCCGCCAGGTCTCCTGCCGCGTCCGGTTGCTCGACGACCTGGCCCCCGCCACGTGTGCGGCCGTCTGGGAGGCCCTCCCGCTGGCCGGGGACGCCTATCACGCCAAGTTCGCCCGCAACGAGGTGTATGCCCTGCTGCCCCGCATCACGGCGGCACCTCGACGGGAGAACCCCACGGTCACGCCGATCCCCGGGGATGTGTGCCTGTTCGACTTCGAGCCGTGGGAGATCGGCAACCCCGCCTACGGCTATGCGCCCGGCACCACCGCCCACGAGGCCCAGGGCGCCACGGACCTGGCCCTGTTCTACGACCGGAACAACCTACTCCTCAATGGTGACGTCGGATGGGTCCCGGGCAACGTGTTCGGCACGGTTGTGTCCGGCCCGGACAACTCAGCGGGCGCAACTGGGCTCGAGGCCATGGCCGCGGCCTGCAACGACCTGTGGCGGAACGGATTCGCCGG
- a CDS encoding aspartate aminotransferase family protein yields the protein MTALSPHLKQASPVIVDHARGSCLYDQDGRRFLDFTAGIGVVSTGHCHPRVVAAAQEQVASLIHGQYTTVMHRPLIELTEKLSEVLPDHLDSLFFANSGSEAVEAALRLVRQATARPNVIVFHGGFHGRTVAASTMTTSGTRFSAGFSPLMSGVHIAPFPTAYRYGWSEEETTAFALRELDYLFATVTSPQETAAFIVEPVLGEGGYIPGNTAFFAGLRERADQHGILLVMDEIQTGFGRTGRYFGHQHFDVSPDIITFAKGIASGFPLSGIAATEEVMARAWPGSQGGTYGANAVSCAAAVATLQVIEDEGLVGHAAERGTQLLDGARSAAAAGSPGAGGIGDVRGLGLMVGSEFTTADGVPDPGRAKAALTVAADKGLLMLTCGAYMNVVRMIPPLVVTAEEIDEGLAIWSEVLAEI from the coding sequence ATGACGGCGTTGTCACCCCACCTCAAGCAGGCCAGTCCCGTGATCGTGGACCATGCCCGCGGAAGTTGCCTCTACGACCAGGACGGGCGGCGGTTCCTCGACTTCACCGCCGGCATCGGGGTGGTCAGCACGGGCCACTGCCATCCGCGCGTGGTGGCAGCCGCCCAGGAGCAGGTGGCCTCCCTCATCCACGGCCAGTACACAACCGTCATGCACCGGCCCCTCATCGAGCTCACGGAGAAGCTGTCCGAGGTGCTGCCGGACCACCTGGACTCACTGTTCTTCGCGAATTCCGGCAGCGAGGCCGTGGAGGCGGCGCTGCGCCTGGTCCGGCAGGCGACCGCACGGCCGAACGTCATCGTTTTCCACGGCGGCTTCCACGGCCGCACGGTGGCCGCCTCGACCATGACCACCTCCGGCACCCGGTTCTCCGCCGGCTTCAGTCCCCTGATGTCCGGGGTGCACATCGCCCCGTTCCCCACCGCCTACCGCTACGGCTGGAGTGAAGAGGAGACAACGGCCTTCGCCCTGAGGGAGCTGGACTACCTCTTCGCCACCGTGACGTCCCCGCAGGAGACGGCGGCGTTCATCGTGGAGCCGGTCCTCGGCGAAGGTGGCTACATCCCTGGGAACACCGCCTTCTTCGCCGGCCTGCGCGAGCGGGCGGACCAGCACGGCATCCTGCTGGTCATGGACGAGATCCAGACCGGGTTCGGCCGCACCGGACGGTACTTCGGTCACCAGCACTTCGACGTCTCCCCGGACATCATCACCTTCGCGAAGGGCATCGCCTCCGGCTTCCCTCTGTCCGGGATCGCCGCCACCGAAGAGGTGATGGCCCGGGCCTGGCCGGGCTCCCAGGGGGGCACCTACGGTGCCAACGCCGTGTCCTGTGCGGCCGCCGTCGCGACCTTGCAGGTGATCGAGGACGAGGGGCTCGTGGGCCACGCCGCCGAACGCGGCACCCAATTGCTCGACGGCGCCCGGTCGGCTGCCGCGGCCGGCTCCCCCGGTGCCGGCGGGATCGGGGACGTCCGCGGGCTCGGACTGATGGTGGGCAGCGAGTTCACCACCGCTGACGGCGTCCCCGATCCGGGCCGGGCCAAGGCCGCCCTGACCGTGGCGGCGGACAAGGGCCTGCTGATGCTGACCTGTGGCGCCTACATGAACGTGGTCCGGATGATCCCGCCGCTCGTGGTCACCGCGGAGGAGATCGACGAGGGCCTGGCCATCTGGTCCGAAGTCCTCGCGGAGATCTAG
- a CDS encoding NAD-dependent succinate-semialdehyde dehydrogenase, whose amino-acid sequence MRQSTPSSATEAAAIASVPTGVFAGGRWRTTARTMPVEDPSTGAVLTEVADASPEEAAAALDAAATAQADWAATPPRQRSEILSRAHRLMVEETDRLALIMTLEMGKPLAEARGEVAYAAEFFRWFAEEAVRIDGGYMTAPAGDSRFLVAREPVGPCILITPWNFPLAMGTRKIGPALAAGCTCVIKPASHTPLSILALAEILVRAGVPDGVVNVVTTKRSNDVMTPLILDPRSRKLSFTGSTEVGKGLLELAAKTVMRTSMELGGNAPFLVFEDADLDAAVEGAMQAKMRNIGQACTAANRILVQRSVAADFADRLTRRMAELPLGRGVEDGVVVGPLINAGAVDKVAELVRDAVGRGAEVRLGGQAVDRPGHYYPATVLTGVPADAEMCSAEIFGPVAALSEFDTEEEAVAIANDTPYGLVSYLYTTDLARGFRVSHALETGMVGLNRGVVSNPAAPFGGVKESGVGREGGFSGIDEFLETKYISVGL is encoded by the coding sequence ATGCGCCAGTCAACCCCCTCTTCAGCCACCGAGGCAGCAGCCATCGCCTCCGTCCCGACCGGCGTGTTCGCCGGCGGTCGGTGGCGGACCACCGCCCGGACCATGCCCGTGGAGGACCCGTCCACGGGAGCGGTCCTGACCGAGGTGGCCGATGCCAGCCCGGAGGAGGCCGCGGCCGCCTTGGATGCCGCGGCCACAGCCCAGGCCGACTGGGCGGCGACCCCGCCACGGCAGCGCAGCGAGATCCTGAGCCGGGCCCACCGGCTCATGGTCGAGGAGACCGACCGGCTGGCGTTGATCATGACCCTGGAGATGGGTAAGCCTTTGGCCGAGGCCCGCGGTGAAGTGGCCTACGCGGCCGAGTTCTTCCGTTGGTTCGCCGAGGAGGCGGTGCGGATCGACGGGGGCTACATGACCGCCCCCGCCGGCGACTCCCGCTTCCTGGTGGCCCGCGAGCCCGTGGGGCCCTGCATCCTCATCACACCGTGGAACTTCCCCCTGGCCATGGGGACCCGCAAGATCGGCCCGGCCCTGGCCGCCGGATGCACCTGCGTCATCAAGCCTGCCTCCCACACGCCGCTGTCCATCCTGGCCCTGGCCGAGATCCTCGTCCGCGCGGGGGTCCCGGACGGGGTGGTCAACGTGGTCACCACGAAGCGCAGCAACGACGTGATGACCCCTCTGATCCTCGACCCGCGGTCCCGCAAGCTCTCCTTCACCGGCTCCACCGAGGTGGGCAAGGGACTGCTCGAGCTCGCCGCGAAGACCGTCATGCGCACCTCGATGGAATTGGGTGGCAACGCCCCGTTCCTGGTCTTCGAGGACGCCGACCTGGACGCCGCAGTGGAGGGGGCGATGCAGGCCAAGATGCGCAACATCGGCCAGGCCTGCACCGCCGCCAACCGCATCCTGGTCCAGCGCTCGGTGGCCGCGGACTTCGCCGATCGGCTCACCCGGCGCATGGCCGAGCTACCGCTGGGGCGCGGCGTGGAGGACGGTGTGGTCGTGGGGCCGCTCATCAACGCCGGGGCCGTGGACAAGGTCGCCGAACTCGTGCGCGACGCCGTCGGGCGCGGGGCCGAGGTGCGGCTGGGCGGCCAGGCCGTGGACCGGCCGGGCCACTACTATCCGGCGACGGTGCTCACCGGGGTGCCGGCGGACGCCGAGATGTGCAGCGCCGAGATCTTCGGGCCCGTGGCCGCGCTCTCCGAGTTCGACACCGAGGAGGAGGCCGTGGCGATCGCCAACGACACCCCCTACGGGCTGGTCTCGTACCTCTACACCACCGACCTGGCGCGCGGCTTCCGCGTCAGCCACGCACTGGAGACGGGGATGGTCGGCCTCAACCGCGGGGTGGTCTCCAACCCGGCGGCGCCCTTCGGCGGTGTCAAGGAGTCCGGGGTGGGCCGCGAGGGCGGGTTCAGCGGCATCGACGAGTTCCTGGAGACGAAGTACATCAGCGTCGGACTCTGA
- a CDS encoding ADP-ribosylglycohydrolase family protein: MSESAAPSSPTYPSRVLGLLTGGAAGDALGYTVEFSSLPQIRAEHGGGGLTHPLQVPAIRAGGTIPISDDTQMTLFVLDGLLDWIEWANEGSMADPAACVWLSCLRWYRTQTGTLPEGAPEPPTRWLEEHPEMHVRRAPGNACLSGLSSRDMGLPHQPQNPESKGCGTVMRSAPYGMVPGLEDTMVVSLARRGAVLTHGHPAAWTSAAAFGLMISRLMAGHAVDASVTAALEWLDTVPDDGGTAAAVRAAVALAGSRGPGGSDGPDESAGGGAVPAALGEGWVAEEALAIAVYAVLVTGGAVDPAQAAALDGGDAAVDPDVEALAPVDFRAALHFRAALHLAVNHGGDSDSTASLAGQLLGARYGMNIFPDAAVPAWIGEREIVAEAAERWIAATS; encoded by the coding sequence ATGAGCGAATCCGCCGCGCCATCCTCCCCCACCTACCCCTCACGGGTGCTGGGCCTGCTGACCGGCGGTGCCGCCGGGGACGCCCTGGGCTACACCGTCGAGTTCTCCTCGCTGCCGCAGATCCGCGCCGAGCACGGTGGCGGCGGGCTGACGCACCCCCTCCAAGTGCCCGCCATCCGCGCGGGCGGGACGATCCCCATCAGCGACGACACACAGATGACGCTCTTCGTCCTTGACGGTCTGCTGGACTGGATCGAGTGGGCCAACGAGGGCTCCATGGCCGATCCCGCCGCCTGCGTGTGGCTCTCCTGCCTGCGCTGGTACCGCACCCAGACCGGCACCCTCCCTGAGGGAGCCCCCGAGCCGCCCACGCGCTGGCTCGAGGAACACCCGGAGATGCACGTGCGCCGAGCCCCCGGCAATGCCTGCCTGTCCGGCCTGTCCTCGCGTGACATGGGCCTGCCCCACCAACCGCAGAACCCAGAGTCGAAGGGCTGCGGGACCGTCATGCGTTCGGCCCCCTACGGCATGGTCCCCGGCCTCGAGGACACCATGGTCGTCTCCCTCGCCCGCCGGGGCGCCGTCCTGACCCACGGCCACCCGGCAGCATGGACCTCGGCCGCCGCCTTCGGCCTGATGATCTCCCGGCTCATGGCCGGGCACGCGGTTGACGCGTCCGTCACCGCCGCGCTGGAGTGGCTGGACACCGTGCCCGACGACGGCGGCACGGCCGCGGCGGTCCGTGCGGCCGTCGCTCTGGCCGGGTCTCGCGGGCCTGGCGGATCTGACGGGCCTGACGAATCCGCCGGGGGCGGTGCTGTCCCCGCCGCACTGGGCGAGGGCTGGGTGGCCGAGGAGGCCTTGGCCATCGCGGTCTACGCCGTGCTGGTGACTGGCGGTGCTGTGGATCCCGCACAGGCTGCGGCACTCGACGGTGGCGATGCGGCGGTGGACCCGGACGTCGAGGCGCTGGCGCCCGTCGATTTCCGCGCGGCGCTGCATTTCCGCGCTGCCCTGCACCTGGCCGTCAACCACGGCGGCGATTCCGATTCGACCGCCTCCCTGGCCGGTCAGCTCCTCGGGGCCCGCTATGGGATGAACATCTTTCCCGACGCCGCCGTTCCGGCATGGATCGGCGAGCGGGAGATCGTGGCCGAGGCCGCCGAACGCTGGATCGCCGCGACCAGCTGA
- the sbcD gene encoding exonuclease subunit SbcD — MLILHTSDWHLGRSFHGTGLLQAQREVLDQMAATVRERGVDLVVVSGDVYDRALPAADAVEVLDRALAELVSAGAAVVLTSGNHDSAIRLGFGGHLMGASGVHFRTRMDQVTAPVVLEDPDGGLVAVYGVPYLEPRHAGQVWEVDPNHTAVTAEAVRRIREDAEARFGGQDQEAAVIAMAHLFAAGGAGSDSERDIGADVLQGQPPENQETENQAPENQETENQETENQETENQAPENQETENQETENQETENQAPEDQETENQEGRADCPSEELLVGTLGQVPVSVFEGIDYVALGHLHGRQRMAETVRYSGSPLPYSFSEANHTKGGLLVRTAGGTVTGVETVDWSAGRKLAVLRGRIEDLMDNPDHAWAEDRWCQITVTDPLRPPQAYRRLKERFDGLLNFVLDPEVGAAAVKSTYAARLAAATTDLEVCTGFVEHVRQRPASASETALLTTALAESRTELGDEGSAA, encoded by the coding sequence ATGTTGATCCTGCACACCTCTGACTGGCATCTGGGCCGGTCGTTCCACGGAACCGGCCTGCTCCAGGCACAGCGTGAGGTCCTTGACCAGATGGCTGCCACGGTCCGGGAACGGGGCGTGGACCTGGTTGTGGTGTCCGGTGACGTGTATGACCGTGCCCTGCCCGCCGCTGATGCCGTGGAGGTCCTCGATCGGGCCCTCGCGGAGCTGGTGAGCGCCGGGGCGGCCGTGGTGCTGACCAGCGGGAACCACGATTCCGCCATCCGGCTGGGCTTCGGCGGCCACCTCATGGGCGCCTCCGGGGTGCACTTCCGGACCCGGATGGACCAGGTCACCGCGCCGGTGGTGCTGGAGGATCCCGACGGCGGCCTGGTCGCCGTCTACGGTGTGCCCTACCTCGAACCCCGGCACGCCGGCCAGGTGTGGGAGGTGGACCCGAACCACACGGCGGTGACGGCCGAAGCGGTGCGAAGGATCCGGGAGGACGCCGAGGCGCGGTTCGGCGGCCAGGACCAGGAGGCCGCCGTGATCGCCATGGCGCATCTCTTCGCCGCCGGTGGTGCCGGGTCGGACAGTGAGCGGGACATCGGCGCGGATGTCCTCCAAGGCCAGCCACCCGAGAACCAAGAAACCGAGAACCAGGCGCCCGAGAACCAAGAAACCGAGAACCAAGAAACCGAGAACCAAGAAACCGAGAACCAGGCGCCCGAGAACCAAGAAACCGAGAACCAAGAAACCGAGAACCAAGAAACCGAGAACCAGGCGCCCGAGGACCAAGAGACCGAGAACCAGGAGGGACGGGCGGACTGTCCGTCGGAGGAGCTGCTCGTGGGCACCCTCGGACAGGTACCGGTCTCGGTCTTCGAAGGCATCGACTACGTGGCGCTGGGCCACCTGCATGGCCGCCAGCGGATGGCGGAGACCGTGCGGTACTCGGGATCACCGCTGCCGTACTCCTTCTCCGAGGCCAACCACACCAAGGGCGGACTGCTCGTGAGGACGGCAGGAGGCACGGTGACGGGCGTCGAGACCGTGGACTGGTCCGCCGGGAGGAAGCTGGCCGTCCTGCGTGGACGGATCGAGGACCTGATGGACAACCCGGACCACGCGTGGGCGGAGGACCGCTGGTGCCAGATCACCGTCACGGACCCGTTGCGCCCCCCGCAGGCCTACCGCCGGCTCAAGGAGCGCTTCGACGGGCTGTTGAACTTCGTTCTCGATCCCGAGGTTGGCGCCGCAGCGGTGAAGTCGACCTACGCCGCCCGGCTGGCCGCCGCGACCACGGACCTCGAGGTATGCACCGGATTCGTGGAGCACGTGCGGCAGCGCCCAGCGTCAGCGTCCGAGACAGCACTGTTGACGACGGCGTTGGCGGAGAGCAGGACCGAGCTCGGGGACGAAGGAAGTGCCGCATGA
- a CDS encoding AAA family ATPase: MRIHRLELQAFGPFAGRENVDFSELNEAGLFLLDGPTGAGKSTVLAGICFALYGTVPGGRSAEGLASTQSPIGTRPEVLLDFTIGARNFEVLRWPKYRRPAKRQRQGEAGITLTEEKAGAVLREFRDGEWVEVSVRADEIGQLLRQELYLDAEQFMRVVLLPQGEFAAFLKAGSQDKETLLRKLFGTGRYDGVATSLAARQQALEQAARRDRDLVATARQDLLFSLQDGLGEGWWDSETEPEGWPDAELVSQSTAAVAAALEASRAARHDAVVEASRAQRAVDSVSRTRQDLQAAQAWADRTSRHEEQRNPTVSARSAVEQHRAAVPVNRRATEARAAEDAHREHRAALDRALERAWADEQCLAWDRALDRALDRAWDRDGGEASTGLASSFDDLRQRAERDLNQLADRERDAAALTRSEAERARLVDSIEVSTRTATAAEAERDELVAAQRSLHQRLEDLASPAAGLGPARLLLEQATARKEAALAHERDHHARAAAEDSLRTATDRAQAAVDAWQDVVERRLAGAASLLAAALQDGEACQVCGSVDHPSPAAPGDAEISAEAQDRARQDMDGLTAARRRAEAAVDEARRTAESSRLASAGLSPQDAEVALSQAQDAVSAAQQAARDLELARTAVQQNEKDQLVQAKVAETARGDLAAAQTRLTAADEDIDRLRRVVAEALDGRTDLAVVRRELEAAKQLVDAVVAAAAAEATHRSLALQAAEHLAAELGASPFATVEDVRAAVLPAEEETRLAASVRDWDHEEARLAELAASETVQRGRELLQGGTKPPSEQEVAQHEAALDAATQHRDAAGERVGVLESLHRQTSRQAGVLTEVADRSAGQVADLEETEGLLRLVRGAGENSYKMTLGSYVLAGRLEEVVAAATERLLGMTQGRYELRHDDSARGRGIRGLDITVFDRYTEDERAASTLSGGETFMASLALALGLADTVQAEAGGVDMDTLFVDEGFGSLDTATLADVMDVLDGLQAGGRTIGIVSHVDRMKQDIGYRLEVQKTQQGSHLQVRVPDRVGPVRRV, from the coding sequence ATGAGGATCCACCGACTCGAGCTGCAGGCCTTCGGCCCCTTCGCCGGACGGGAGAACGTCGACTTCTCCGAACTCAACGAGGCGGGCCTGTTCCTGCTCGACGGCCCCACCGGTGCCGGTAAGTCCACCGTGCTGGCCGGGATCTGCTTCGCGCTCTACGGAACGGTCCCCGGTGGCCGGAGCGCCGAGGGACTGGCGAGTACCCAGTCCCCGATCGGGACGCGGCCCGAGGTCCTGCTGGACTTCACCATTGGCGCCCGGAACTTCGAGGTCCTGCGGTGGCCGAAGTACCGGCGTCCGGCCAAGCGGCAACGCCAGGGAGAGGCCGGCATCACCCTGACCGAGGAGAAGGCCGGTGCGGTGCTCCGTGAATTCCGGGACGGTGAGTGGGTCGAGGTCTCCGTGCGGGCGGACGAGATCGGCCAGCTACTGCGCCAGGAGTTGTACCTGGACGCCGAGCAGTTCATGCGCGTCGTGCTGCTGCCCCAGGGGGAATTCGCCGCCTTCCTGAAGGCCGGATCCCAGGACAAGGAAACGCTGCTCCGTAAGCTTTTCGGCACGGGCCGGTACGACGGGGTCGCGACGTCCCTGGCCGCACGGCAACAGGCTCTGGAACAAGCTGCGCGGCGGGACCGGGATCTCGTGGCCACGGCCCGCCAGGATCTCCTGTTCTCGTTGCAGGACGGACTGGGAGAGGGCTGGTGGGACTCCGAAACCGAGCCGGAGGGGTGGCCGGACGCCGAGCTCGTGTCCCAGTCGACCGCTGCCGTGGCCGCTGCCCTCGAAGCCTCCCGGGCCGCACGCCACGATGCCGTGGTGGAGGCGTCCCGCGCTCAACGAGCCGTGGACTCGGTGAGCCGGACCCGGCAGGACCTGCAGGCCGCACAGGCCTGGGCGGACCGGACCAGCCGCCACGAGGAACAACGGAACCCCACGGTTTCCGCCCGGTCCGCCGTCGAACAGCACCGGGCGGCAGTGCCCGTGAACCGCAGGGCCACGGAGGCCCGAGCGGCCGAGGACGCCCACCGGGAGCATCGTGCGGCTCTGGACCGTGCCCTGGAACGGGCGTGGGCCGATGAACAGTGTCTGGCATGGGACCGAGCCCTGGACCGAGCCCTGGACCGGGCCTGGGACCGGGACGGGGGTGAGGCATCGACCGGCCTGGCCTCCAGCTTCGACGACCTGCGCCAACGGGCCGAACGGGACCTCAACCAGCTGGCCGACCGCGAGCGGGACGCCGCAGCCCTGACCCGGTCCGAGGCAGAGCGCGCACGGCTGGTCGACTCCATCGAGGTCTCGACCCGCACGGCCACTGCGGCCGAGGCCGAACGGGACGAGCTGGTGGCAGCGCAGCGAAGCCTGCACCAGCGCCTCGAGGACCTGGCCAGTCCGGCCGCGGGCCTGGGCCCCGCTCGGTTGCTGCTCGAACAGGCCACCGCCCGGAAGGAAGCAGCACTGGCCCATGAGCGGGACCACCACGCCAGGGCGGCCGCCGAGGACTCCCTGCGGACTGCCACCGACCGGGCCCAGGCGGCCGTGGATGCCTGGCAGGACGTCGTCGAACGTCGGCTGGCCGGGGCCGCCTCACTGCTGGCGGCTGCCTTGCAGGACGGCGAGGCGTGCCAGGTCTGCGGGTCAGTGGACCACCCGTCACCGGCGGCACCGGGCGACGCCGAGATCTCCGCCGAAGCCCAGGACCGGGCGCGTCAGGACATGGACGGGCTCACAGCGGCTCGACGGCGCGCTGAGGCCGCCGTGGACGAGGCGCGACGCACGGCGGAATCCAGCCGACTGGCCTCGGCGGGCCTGTCACCGCAGGACGCCGAGGTGGCCTTGAGCCAGGCCCAGGATGCGGTGTCTGCCGCACAACAAGCCGCCCGGGACCTCGAGTTGGCCCGTACCGCTGTGCAGCAGAACGAAAAAGACCAGCTGGTCCAGGCCAAGGTGGCCGAGACGGCTCGCGGCGACCTCGCCGCGGCGCAGACCCGGCTGACGGCGGCGGACGAGGACATCGACCGCCTCCGCCGGGTGGTGGCAGAAGCCTTGGACGGCCGGACCGACCTTGCTGTGGTGCGTCGGGAACTGGAGGCTGCCAAGCAACTCGTGGACGCCGTGGTTGCGGCTGCGGCCGCCGAAGCCACCCATCGGTCACTGGCCCTCCAAGCCGCCGAACACCTCGCCGCTGAACTCGGGGCGAGTCCCTTTGCCACGGTCGAGGACGTTCGTGCCGCCGTATTACCGGCCGAGGAGGAGACTCGACTCGCGGCTTCCGTCCGGGACTGGGACCACGAGGAGGCACGCTTGGCCGAGCTGGCCGCCAGTGAGACGGTGCAACGCGGACGTGAGCTTCTCCAGGGCGGCACCAAACCGCCGTCGGAGCAGGAGGTGGCGCAGCACGAGGCTGCCCTGGACGCTGCCACGCAACATCGCGATGCCGCGGGCGAACGGGTCGGTGTGTTGGAGTCACTGCACCGGCAGACGAGCCGGCAGGCCGGCGTGCTGACCGAGGTCGCCGACCGCTCGGCCGGACAAGTGGCGGATCTCGAAGAGACGGAGGGGCTGCTCAGGCTCGTCCGCGGCGCCGGGGAGAACTCGTACAAGATGACTCTCGGCAGTTATGTGCTGGCCGGTCGCCTGGAGGAGGTGGTGGCAGCCGCCACGGAACGGCTCCTGGGCATGACCCAGGGCCGGTACGAGTTGCGCCACGACGACTCGGCCCGGGGCCGCGGCATCCGCGGGCTCGATATCACGGTGTTCGACCGGTATACCGAGGATGAGCGGGCCGCCTCGACCCTGTCTGGCGGGGAGACGTTCATGGCCTCGCTGGCCCTGGCCTTGGGACTGGCGGACACCGTGCAGGCCGAGGCCGGGGGTGTGGACATGGACACCCTGTTCGTGGACGAGGGCTTCGGATCCCTGGACACCGCCACCCTGGCCGACGTCATGGACGTACTGGACGGACTGCAGGCCGGTGGCCGTACCATCGGCATCGTCAGCCACGTCGACCGGATGAAGCAGGACATCGGCTACCGGCTCGAGGTGCAGAAGACCCAGCAGGGTTCACACCTTCAGGTCCGTGTGCCGGACCGGGTGGGGCCGGTCAGGCGAGTTTGA
- a CDS encoding malate:quinone oxidoreductase translates to MSQQSAATTYDVVLVGGGIMSATLGTFLQQLQPDWSIGLFENLNQAGLESSDPWNNAGTGHAALCELNYSPLGADGTVDPTKALAINEQFQVSRQFWSYLVNEGKLGEPKTFINPLPHMSFVWGNDHADYLKTRHESLSAHPLFETMEHTEDPDTIRDWAPLLIDGRKDGQRLAASRQTNGTDVDFGSLTRQLTTNLANSGVDVRFGHKVTSVDRGTDGRWELKVKNKAAGESFTARARFVFLGAGGGALHLLQSSGIPEGKGFGGFPVSGKFLKCTDESIVNQHMAKVYGQASVGAPPMSVPHLDTRFVDGRRSLLFGPYGGFSSNFLKSGSYLDLPLSVRAHNLLPMLNVAKDNVDLVKYLVTEVTKSQAKKVDALQDFYPLANGGDWEMITAGQRVQVMKKDPKKGGVLQFGTEVVTAGDGSIGALLGASPGASQAAPIMVGLLEKCFPAMMEAWKPKLQEMIPSSGHRLNENRTLMEEVEQATNAALKLA, encoded by the coding sequence GTGAGCCAGCAGTCTGCCGCAACCACCTACGACGTTGTCCTGGTGGGGGGTGGCATCATGAGCGCCACGCTGGGGACCTTCCTGCAGCAGCTGCAGCCGGACTGGTCGATCGGCCTGTTCGAGAACCTCAACCAGGCCGGTCTCGAGTCCTCCGACCCATGGAACAACGCCGGCACCGGCCACGCTGCCCTCTGCGAGCTGAACTACTCCCCGCTGGGCGCCGATGGCACGGTCGATCCGACCAAAGCACTGGCCATCAATGAGCAGTTCCAGGTCAGCCGCCAGTTCTGGTCCTATCTGGTCAACGAGGGCAAGCTCGGCGAACCGAAGACCTTCATCAATCCCCTGCCGCACATGAGCTTCGTGTGGGGCAACGATCACGCCGACTACCTCAAGACTCGCCACGAGTCCCTCAGTGCCCATCCCCTGTTCGAGACCATGGAGCACACGGAGGACCCGGATACCATCCGCGATTGGGCCCCGCTGCTCATCGACGGCCGCAAGGATGGCCAGCGGCTGGCCGCCTCCCGCCAGACCAATGGCACGGACGTGGACTTCGGCTCGTTGACCCGGCAGCTGACCACGAACCTGGCCAATTCCGGGGTGGACGTGCGCTTCGGCCACAAGGTCACCTCCGTGGACCGCGGCACCGACGGCCGATGGGAACTCAAGGTCAAGAACAAGGCCGCCGGCGAGTCCTTCACCGCCCGAGCCCGCTTCGTCTTCCTGGGGGCCGGCGGCGGCGCCCTGCACCTACTGCAGTCCTCCGGCATCCCCGAGGGCAAGGGCTTCGGGGGCTTCCCCGTCTCCGGCAAGTTCCTCAAGTGCACTGACGAGTCGATCGTCAACCAGCACATGGCCAAGGTCTACGGCCAGGCCTCAGTCGGCGCCCCGCCGATGTCCGTTCCGCATCTGGACACCCGCTTCGTAGACGGACGCCGTTCGCTGTTGTTCGGCCCCTACGGCGGATTCTCCTCGAACTTCCTGAAGTCCGGCTCCTACCTGGACCTGCCCCTCTCGGTCCGGGCGCACAACCTGTTGCCGATGCTCAACGTCGCCAAGGACAACGTGGATCTGGTCAAGTACCTCGTCACCGAGGTCACCAAGAGCCAGGCCAAGAAGGTTGACGCCCTCCAGGACTTCTACCCGCTCGCCAACGGCGGCGACTGGGAGATGATCACTGCAGGCCAGCGTGTGCAGGTCATGAAGAAGGACCCGAAGAAGGGCGGCGTGCTGCAGTTCGGCACCGAGGTCGTCACGGCGGGCGATGGCTCGATCGGCGCCCTGCTGGGTGCCTCCCCGGGCGCGTCGCAGGCGGCTCCGATCATGGTCGGGCTGCTGGAGAAGTGCTTCCCCGCCATGATGGAGGCGTGGAAGCCCAAGCTGCAGGAGATGATCCCTTCCAGCGGTCACCGGCTCAACGAGAACCGGACCCTGATGGAAGAGGTTGAGCAGGCCACCAACGCCGCGCTCAAACTCGCCTGA